TGCAATATCGTATTCTCCTTCTTTATAAAATCCAGGCATTTCTGCAGTTTCTCCACCTATTAAAGAACATCCTGCTCTTAAACATCCATCACTAACGCCCTTTACTATATCCGCTGCTACTTCACCTTTTAATTTTCCACATGCCATATAATCTAAGAAAAATATAGGTTGAGCTCCATGACACAATATATCATTTACACACATTGCCACACAATCGATTCCTATAGTATCATACTTTTCTAACTCAAAAGCTATTTTTAATTTAGTACCAACTCCATCAGTACCTGATACTAGTACAGGATTTTTATATTTTCCAAGCTCATACATAGCTGCAAAACTGCCTATACCATTTAGCACACCTTTATTAAAAGTTTTTTCTACATGTTTCTTCATTAAACTTACTGATTTATATCCCTCTTCTATGTTTACCCCTGCATCTTTATATGTTGCCATCACTATCTCCTCCTAAATTTATTCCCTAGGTATTGATACTGGATATTCTCCACTAAAACATCCTAAGCAAAATTCTTTTTTACAATCTTTACATTCTAAAGCTTTTGTAAGTCCTTTAATACTTAAATAACCTACACTATCTGCGCCTATCATTTCTCTTATTTCTTCTAAATTGTAATTAGATGCCATTAAATCTTCTTTGTTAGGTGTATCAATACCTAAATAGCAAGGAAATTTAACCATTGGTGATGCTACTCTAAAATGAACTTCCTTTGCTCCTGCTCGTCTTAGGGAACTTATAAGTTTTTTACTAGTAGTTCCTCTTACTATAGAATCATCTATAATTACAACTCTTTTTCCTTCAACATTATATTTTAATGGATTTAATTTTACCAAAACTGCTCTTTCTCTCATTTCTTGTGAAGGTTGTATAAAACTTCTTCCTATATATTTATTTTTTATAAAACCTATGCCATAAGGAATTCCTGAAGCCTTTGAATATCCTATAGCAGCAGGTATTCCTGAATCCGGAACCCCTACTACAATGTCTGCTTCAGCAGGACACTCTTTATAAAGTTCTTCTCCAGATTTAACTCTGTATTCATAAACGCTTATATTGTCAATATTACTATCTGGTCTTGCAAAATATATATATTCAAAAGCACATATACTTCCTCTTGTCTTTTCTGCAAATCTTAAACTCTTTAATCCATCTTTATCTACAACTACCATTTCTCCTGGTTCTACATCTCTTATAAACTCCCCACCTATAGCATTTATAGCACAACTTTCAGAGGAAATAACATAACTATCTTCAAGTTTTCCTATGCAAAGTGGTCTTATTCCTTTAGGATCCCTTAGCCCAATTAATTTGTCCTGGGTCATTAAAAGCATTGCATAAGATCCTTTTATGCTTTGAAGTGCTTCAATTAAAGCATCTTCTATATGTTTTTTGTTTGATCTAGATATTAAATTTAATACCACTTCTGATTCTACACTAGTCTGAAAAACAATTCCTGCCTCTTCTAAAAGCTCTTTTATTATTTTTGCATTCACTAAGCTTCCATTGTGAGCTACAGCAATAGATCCTAGTTTAGATTTTCCAAGTATTGGTTGAACATTATCTAAATCT
This window of the Clostridium cochlearium genome carries:
- the purF gene encoding amidophosphoribosyltransferase, with the translated sequence MECNNIKEDKFKDECGVFGIFTGEEKEIGIINYYGLFALQHRGQESAGMVVSNGEKLILHKKTGLVGDVFNYDKLNKLKGICGIGHVKYSSCKNGDLDNVQPILGKSKLGSIAVAHNGSLVNAKIIKELLEEAGIVFQTSVESEVVLNLISRSNKKHIEDALIEALQSIKGSYAMLLMTQDKLIGLRDPKGIRPLCIGKLEDSYVISSESCAINAIGGEFIRDVEPGEMVVVDKDGLKSLRFAEKTRGSICAFEYIYFARPDSNIDNISVYEYRVKSGEELYKECPAEADIVVGVPDSGIPAAIGYSKASGIPYGIGFIKNKYIGRSFIQPSQEMRERAVLVKLNPLKYNVEGKRVVIIDDSIVRGTTSKKLISSLRRAGAKEVHFRVASPMVKFPCYLGIDTPNKEDLMASNYNLEEIREMIGADSVGYLSIKGLTKALECKDCKKEFCLGCFSGEYPVSIPRE